The Spartobacteria bacterium genome segment CCTCATTCGAACTTGGATTCCATCGGTTCGTGTACGACACCCATATCCCAATCAACGCCTTGTCGTTTGACCCAAGGTAGGAGCCGGATGCGTTAGTAGAGCACGTCCGGATCTGTGCCGAAGGCTGTACGTGGTGCTTGTGCAATGATTAGCACAACAACATAATGCGGGCTTTATGGCGACTAGCAATCAATCATAAAGGCAACTTACTCCAAATTTTACAGCAAGACAAGAAATGCACCCCAATAACTTCGCCTACTCCCAATAATTAAGTGTTTCGTTGCCTGTCCTTGTTCTTCCTTTCGTTGCCTGTCCTTGTTCTTCTTGTTCTTTGTATGTATGCGATCTTTTTCCAGCGCAACACTGGTGTTGATCTTTATCCGGTGGATCAGGCAAACATGAAGTTCTGTCGATATGCGGCGGGGGTTGTTCCTGTTTTCTTTTTGAAGACACGTGAAAAGTAATAGCGGTCGCAGAATCCGCATGTCAGGGCAATCTGGTCAATGCTGTCGGTTGTATGGTGAAGCAGTATGCAGGATTTTTCAATGCGGCGGTCGAGTAGGTATTGACGGGGTGACTGACTGGTTTTTTGCCGAAATAAACGGGCAAAAGCGTTGGTGGCCATGTGTACTTGCCTGGCCAATTCAGCATTGCTGTAAAAGACCTCGTCATGTTCATTGATGAAGCTCATCACATTGCGAATACGCTCATCGGCCATCATTGCCGGCCAGTCGGATTCAGGAATGCGGGCGGCTAATTCGATGACCAAGGCGTAAATATGCATGCTTCCGCCGATGTTAAATGCTATGGGCGCATCAAGTAGTTGGTTCCGAATGGCATACATCATTGGTTTGAGGGTGTCGTCCAGATCAAAGCGATATATCTTCGGGCTCACCGCATCGTAGGGGAAGCCCAGATTGAAATGAGCAAACAAATGACAGACTGCGCCGTCAGAACAATGAGCCTTTTCGTCTTCTATGCCGGCAACGGGCTCGCCCTGTAACCGGTATCCGTCCTGCTGTTTTCGATTCAGTTGACTGGTATATGGCGTATGCGGGGGGATCAATAGTATTCGATCCGGGAGCAGTTCCTCCACTCTTCCGTGAAGAGAAATGGATGCGCCGGGATTTTTATTCCAGTAAAGTCGCCAATAGGGAAAAGAATGATTGGGGCAGTTCCATTCTGTTAGCCACCAGTAGCGACAGCATAACATGTTGATGTTCAAAGGACGAAAGGTTTGTTTAGCTCTGGCCGGATCACCGGATTCCATAAGTTTCAGATAGTGCACAGTAGTGCTCCATGTTTGTTCTACACACAATTCTGTTGTTTTTATCCATTTATAGTAGTTCATGCATCTGTTATTTTGCATACAGAATTTGAACAAAAAATGAGGCGAAACATGCATAAAGCTACAGAGTTATCGATGAACGATTCCGCGATCCCTGCGAATGCGGTTACGATCGGCGTCTGCGCCGCCGGTGATCCGCGCATAGATCAACCTTCAAGAGAACGATGCATCAGCATAATCAAAAAAATGGCTGGGGCAATATCTGACCGACTGGATATGAAATGCGGCGTAGATATTCGCGTTGTATGGTCTCCGTTGCTTATCGATGGGGAACGTCAGGCAGATATGGTTGCAGCACAGTTTAAAGACGCCAAAGTGGATGCGATAGTATGTACACCTGATACATGGGCGTTTCCGCAGCTTTCGTTGATGAGTCTTATGGCTCATTTCCCTAAAGATATGCCGCTGAACATTACCTGCGGAAACAGTGCTCCCAAACCCGGCGTTGTTTTTGCCCATGCAGTGAACGGGGCTTTCGCACAGTCGGGACGACTGACCCATTTGAATGTCGGGACATGGGACGAAAACGGGTTGGATCCGGCTGTATCAGAAAGCACGATCACGAGCTTGCTGGACTGGTGCTGTGCAGCGGTG includes the following:
- a CDS encoding AraC family transcriptional regulator — encoded protein: MHVSPHFLFKFCMQNNRCMNYYKWIKTTELCVEQTWSTTVHYLKLMESGDPARAKQTFRPLNINMLCCRYWWLTEWNCPNHSFPYWRLYWNKNPGASISLHGRVEELLPDRILLIPPHTPYTSQLNRKQQDGYRLQGEPVAGIEDEKAHCSDGAVCHLFAHFNLGFPYDAVSPKIYRFDLDDTLKPMMYAIRNQLLDAPIAFNIGGSMHIYALVIELAARIPESDWPAMMADERIRNVMSFINEHDEVFYSNAELARQVHMATNAFARLFRQKTSQSPRQYLLDRRIEKSCILLHHTTDSIDQIALTCGFCDRYYFSRVFKKKTGTTPAAYRQNFMFA